From a single Prochlorococcus sp. MIT 0603 genomic region:
- a CDS encoding TIGR02450 family Trp-rich protein — MRWPPNKAWTSSSPIKGYRHFEVTEYGGKGEDRWVILAAILDKDISFKVEWSELKTYAKWTVGWVQLPQDEL, encoded by the coding sequence ATGAGATGGCCACCAAACAAAGCCTGGACTTCTAGTTCACCAATTAAAGGCTACAGACATTTTGAAGTTACAGAATATGGTGGGAAAGGAGAGGATAGATGGGTCATTCTTGCAGCAATCCTAGATAAAGACATAAGCTTTAAAGTAGAGTGGTCCGAACTTAAAACTTATGCAAAATGGACAGTTGGATGGGTTCAACTCCCACAGGATGAATTATAA
- a CDS encoding TIGR04168 family protein, with the protein MELYILFTLTIIRIAIAGDLHGEWSHTDNELVHALNPDAILFVGDLDDGQIRIAKIINDLSIPTGIILGNHDKGIDTSGHQLKSQLDLLGDKDCGWGNCSWENLLISVVGARPCSAGGGYYLSEQVKSVYGHISIEESVDIIVNASRKLPSKLPLIILAHSGPTGLGSEVSSLCGRDWKAPSIDWGDKDLELSIDKIKKERSVDLVVFGHMHHELRRGRGIRDTFYIDSTRGIAYLNAACVPRKGIDSNGTLLTHFSWVEFFNGKLMHASHRWYRDDFSLAYKEDLLN; encoded by the coding sequence ATAGAGCTTTATATACTATTTACTCTGACAATTATTCGAATTGCTATTGCTGGTGACCTTCACGGGGAATGGTCTCATACTGATAATGAATTGGTTCATGCTTTAAATCCAGATGCAATCTTATTTGTCGGGGACCTTGATGATGGTCAAATTCGCATAGCAAAGATAATCAATGATCTTTCTATACCAACAGGCATAATTCTTGGAAATCATGATAAAGGAATAGATACTAGTGGCCATCAACTAAAAAGCCAACTTGACTTGCTTGGAGACAAGGATTGTGGATGGGGCAATTGTTCTTGGGAGAACCTCCTGATTTCTGTTGTAGGCGCAAGACCGTGCAGTGCTGGTGGAGGATATTATCTTTCAGAGCAAGTTAAATCTGTCTATGGGCATATATCTATAGAAGAATCTGTGGATATAATTGTTAATGCTAGTAGAAAGTTACCATCAAAACTCCCATTGATAATTTTGGCTCATTCAGGACCTACTGGTTTAGGCTCTGAGGTCTCAAGTCTATGTGGTAGAGATTGGAAAGCACCTTCCATTGACTGGGGAGATAAGGACTTAGAACTTTCTATCGATAAGATAAAAAAAGAGAGAAGTGTTGACTTAGTCGTATTTGGACATATGCATCACGAGTTAAGGCGAGGACGTGGGATAAGAGATACCTTTTATATAGATAGCACAAGAGGAATTGCATATTTAAATGCAGCATGCGTCCCAAGAAAAGGCATAGATTCTAATGGAACCCTTTTGACACATTTCTCCTGGGTAGAATTTTTTAACGGAAAACTCATGCATGCATCCCATCGTTGGTACCGTGATGACTTTTCTTTGGCATATAAAGAAGATCTTCTTAACTGA
- a CDS encoding TPM domain-containing protein, with translation MDRNRLISSLKNILVILFVSLSLCSPVIASDNHDLLPDHQTPIIDLAKSLSETQRKELEESLNDYESKTGWKIKVLTQYERSPGLAIKDFWQLDETSLVLIADPRGGNLLNFNVGDAYFALLPRLFWVELQTRYGNQFFVKEKGEDGAILESIESVRICLDKGGCNVVPGLPKEQWIWTLSTSILGGIIAGVSAVPRQENVSIAWKWLVLMSPLWIMLFGIFGIAPVITRTSELLPLLRNIVSFLACSIIAFLITPRRPTNQVNE, from the coding sequence ATGGATAGAAACAGACTAATAAGTTCTCTAAAAAATATTCTTGTGATCCTTTTCGTTTCACTATCACTTTGTTCCCCTGTTATTGCATCTGACAATCATGACTTATTGCCAGATCACCAAACTCCTATTATAGACCTAGCAAAATCATTAAGCGAAACTCAACGAAAAGAGCTTGAAGAATCCTTAAATGATTATGAATCAAAAACAGGTTGGAAAATAAAAGTCTTAACTCAATACGAGAGATCCCCAGGACTCGCAATTAAGGATTTCTGGCAACTTGATGAAACAAGTCTTGTTTTAATTGCCGATCCTAGAGGTGGGAATTTATTAAATTTCAACGTTGGTGATGCTTATTTTGCCTTATTACCAAGGCTTTTTTGGGTTGAACTGCAAACGAGATATGGAAATCAATTTTTTGTAAAAGAGAAAGGCGAAGATGGTGCAATTCTTGAATCTATTGAATCTGTAAGGATATGCCTAGACAAAGGTGGTTGCAATGTAGTACCTGGCCTACCAAAAGAACAATGGATTTGGACATTATCAACATCAATATTAGGTGGGATTATTGCAGGAGTATCTGCTGTACCTAGGCAAGAAAATGTTTCTATTGCCTGGAAATGGCTTGTACTGATGTCACCTTTATGGATAATGCTCTTTGGGATATTTGGAATAGCTCCTGTAATTACAAGAACAAGTGAATTACTTCCTTTATTAAGGAATATAGTATCTTTTCTAGCGTGTTCAATAATCGCATTTTTAATAACTCCTAGACGTCCAACCAACCAAGTTAATGAATAA
- a CDS encoding uracil-DNA glycosylase, protein MTINDSLGNPICQSCGISDLLSPVVIGKGDKSSPLMLIGEAPGAMEEKLTVPFVGRSGKLLDLLLTQAGFDLCKDVYITNLIKTRPPNNRVPTKKEISLHLPWLYQQIKLVKPLVILLLGSSALHAILGERLKITETRGTWHNWNGILLMPIFHPSYLLRNPSKLEGKPYNLTSIDLNEVHKKLTEFNSI, encoded by the coding sequence ATGACTATTAATGATTCGTTGGGCAATCCAATATGTCAATCATGTGGCATTTCAGATCTCCTAAGCCCAGTTGTTATTGGTAAAGGAGATAAATCCTCACCATTAATGCTCATAGGCGAAGCACCTGGTGCCATGGAAGAAAAACTTACAGTTCCTTTTGTGGGAAGATCAGGGAAATTGTTAGATTTGCTTTTGACACAGGCAGGATTTGATCTGTGTAAGGACGTTTATATTACTAATTTGATTAAGACAAGACCACCAAATAACAGGGTACCTACTAAAAAAGAGATCTCTTTACATCTTCCATGGCTTTATCAACAAATAAAGCTTGTTAAGCCATTGGTAATTCTTTTGCTGGGTTCTTCTGCCTTACATGCAATACTTGGAGAGAGACTTAAAATTACTGAAACGAGAGGAACATGGCACAATTGGAATGGAATTTTATTAATGCCAATTTTTCACCCTTCTTATCTTTTACGAAACCCTTCAAAATTAGAAGGTAAGCCCTATAACTTGACTTCTATTGATTTAAATGAAGTGCATAAAAAGCTTACAGAATTTAATTCAATCTAA
- a CDS encoding 5-(carboxyamino)imidazole ribonucleotide synthase: protein MKNEDQLNHCIGVVGGGQLAQMLAIAARGMSVEVLVQTGSEQDPAVANADGFILADTNDINGTRKLSQLTKCVTFENEWIDTDTLSSLEDVGVKFIPNLSSMKPLVNKLSQRKLLNRLNIPGPDWIPLSSYEGSVSIDNNLWPFPLMAKSSIGGYDGKGTRVLRNESDLKQLLKSVHPNDWFLEKWVNYEKELSLVISRDLQGNVKIFPLTETFQCNQICDWVMAPANVAHQVSSFAKNIAISLVRELNYYGVLAIEFFYGDEGLLVNEIAPRTHNSAHFTIEACKSNQFQHQIAIASGISMPQPELISPGAIMVNLLGFEDDGSLSERLSLLKDIPGLSVHWYNKTKNHPGRKLGHVTKLLTATNKDQLRIEAGEIHNQIRTIWPIT from the coding sequence TTGAAAAACGAAGATCAGCTGAATCATTGTATTGGTGTGGTTGGAGGAGGCCAGCTTGCACAAATGCTAGCTATAGCAGCGAGGGGAATGTCAGTTGAAGTGCTTGTACAAACTGGTTCTGAGCAAGATCCCGCAGTTGCTAATGCTGATGGATTTATACTTGCAGATACTAATGATATTAATGGAACCAGAAAACTATCTCAGTTAACAAAATGCGTAACTTTTGAGAATGAATGGATAGATACCGATACTTTATCTTCCCTTGAGGATGTTGGAGTCAAATTTATTCCTAATTTGTCCTCAATGAAACCACTAGTAAACAAACTTTCCCAACGCAAGCTTCTTAACAGACTAAATATTCCTGGACCAGATTGGATACCGTTATCTTCTTATGAAGGCAGTGTATCAATTGATAATAATCTTTGGCCATTCCCACTCATGGCAAAGTCATCCATTGGTGGGTATGACGGTAAAGGTACAAGAGTCCTAAGGAACGAATCAGATTTAAAGCAGCTTTTAAAATCAGTTCATCCTAATGATTGGTTTCTAGAGAAATGGGTGAATTATGAAAAGGAATTATCCTTGGTAATTTCAAGAGATTTACAGGGAAATGTCAAAATTTTTCCATTGACAGAAACATTTCAATGTAATCAAATATGTGATTGGGTTATGGCACCAGCAAATGTAGCCCATCAAGTAAGTTCTTTTGCGAAGAATATAGCTATATCTCTAGTTAGAGAACTCAATTATTATGGCGTATTAGCCATAGAATTTTTCTATGGAGATGAAGGCTTACTTGTTAATGAAATTGCTCCGAGAACTCATAATTCAGCTCATTTTACAATTGAGGCATGCAAGAGCAATCAGTTTCAACATCAGATTGCAATCGCTTCTGGAATTTCTATGCCACAACCAGAACTAATATCTCCTGGCGCAATCATGGTTAATCTATTGGGATTTGAAGATGACGGATCATTATCTGAAAGGCTTTCATTATTGAAGGATATCCCTGGTTTAAGTGTTCATTGGTATAACAAAACTAAAAATCATCCCGGACGCAAACTTGGCCATGTTACAAAACTCCTCACTGCTACAAATAAGGATCAACTAAGAATTGAGGCAGGAGAAATACACAATCAGATTCGGACGATATGGCCAATTACGTAA
- a CDS encoding class I SAM-dependent methyltransferase produces the protein MNRSFVNCPNWLAQLIKEAGGCVPFSDFMNWSLNHPGSGSYATGRLRIGPSGDFVTSPSLGKDFCELLVKQISDWVEELETKMKTGPKISIVDVGPGEGDLSFHLLNVIKDKYSYLESKIELVLVEINEEMITRQKQKLSDIDFPKIRWTTFEELKMSPIRGIVIANEVLDALPVDRVVWSSKKLYLQGVLLRNKAGKDHLDFTTLPLPSAIKESIDIARNVCNIKIPPDTAEDNWTTEWHTYIAKWFDDVAQFLIEGPLLIIDYALDANRYYKTSRSNGTLVSYSNQMASSDILQNAGICDLTSHICLETTKLFSNKNNWDFVGCRSQGLALLALGLAHELDNLKSYDGARLPLALSKRESLLRLVDPTCLGDFKWLCFKKRNNKISYSNDFLSFRFLSDP, from the coding sequence ATGAATCGCTCTTTTGTGAATTGTCCTAACTGGCTAGCGCAACTTATTAAAGAAGCAGGAGGTTGTGTACCTTTTTCTGATTTTATGAACTGGTCCTTAAATCACCCAGGTTCTGGATCATATGCTACAGGTAGATTAAGAATTGGCCCAAGTGGTGATTTTGTAACCTCTCCTTCTTTAGGAAAAGATTTCTGTGAACTTTTAGTAAAACAAATAAGTGATTGGGTAGAGGAACTAGAAACTAAAATGAAAACAGGGCCAAAGATTTCAATAGTCGATGTTGGTCCTGGAGAAGGTGATCTTTCCTTTCACTTACTTAATGTAATTAAGGATAAATATTCTTATTTAGAATCGAAAATTGAACTTGTACTTGTAGAGATTAATGAAGAAATGATCACCCGACAAAAACAGAAACTGTCAGATATAGATTTCCCAAAAATAAGATGGACTACTTTTGAGGAATTAAAAATGTCCCCAATTAGAGGGATAGTAATAGCTAATGAAGTTCTAGATGCGCTACCTGTCGATAGAGTTGTTTGGTCTTCAAAGAAACTTTATTTACAAGGTGTTCTTTTACGAAATAAAGCTGGTAAAGATCATTTGGATTTTACAACTCTTCCATTGCCATCTGCGATAAAAGAATCCATAGACATTGCAAGAAATGTATGTAATATAAAGATTCCTCCAGATACAGCTGAAGACAATTGGACTACGGAATGGCATACTTATATTGCTAAATGGTTTGATGATGTTGCTCAATTTCTAATCGAAGGACCATTGTTGATTATAGATTATGCCTTAGACGCAAATCGTTATTATAAAACATCTAGAAGTAACGGAACTTTAGTTTCATATAGTAATCAAATGGCATCCTCTGATATTCTCCAAAATGCTGGCATATGTGATCTTACTTCCCATATATGTTTAGAAACTACTAAGTTATTTAGTAATAAAAATAATTGGGATTTTGTTGGTTGTAGAAGTCAAGGCTTAGCTCTATTAGCCTTAGGATTAGCACATGAGCTTGATAATTTAAAGTCATATGATGGGGCCAGATTACCTTTGGCCTTGTCAAAGAGAGAGAGCTTACTTAGATTAGTTGACCCAACTTGCTTAGGAGACTTTAAATGGCTTTGTTTTAAAAAAAGGAATAATAAAATATCATACAGTAATGATTTTCTTTCTTTTAGATTTCTTTCTGACCCTTGA
- the ispG gene encoding (E)-4-hydroxy-3-methylbut-2-enyl-diphosphate synthase → MTTDTLTDKTNELVARRYSTQIIRRKTRSVQVGSISIGSDHPVCVQSMINEDTLDIEGSSSAIRRLHEVGCEIVRLTVPSLSHAKAVGAIKEKLQKTYLPVPLVADVHHNGMKIALEVAKHVDKVRINPGLFVFSKPDPSRTEFSDDEIQDIKNKIIRNFEPIVNTLKIQNKALRIGVNHGSLAERMLFQYGDTPLGMVESAMEFIRICDSLDFHNIVISMKASRPPVMLAAYRLMADTMDKEGFNYPLHLGVTEAGDGDYGRIKSTVGIGTLLSEGIGDTIRVSLTEAPEKEIPVAYSILQTVGLRKTMVEYISCPSCGRTLFNLEEVVAKVREATSHLTGLDIAVMGCIVNGPGEMADADYGYVGKGKGVIALYRGREEIRKVPEDQGVKALVDLIKQDGKWIDPND, encoded by the coding sequence ATGACTACAGATACCTTAACTGACAAAACTAACGAACTTGTTGCACGTCGCTATAGCACTCAAATCATACGTAGAAAAACACGATCAGTTCAGGTTGGAAGTATTTCTATAGGAAGTGATCATCCTGTATGCGTACAATCGATGATCAATGAAGATACTTTGGATATTGAGGGTTCTAGCTCTGCTATCAGACGATTACATGAAGTTGGCTGTGAAATAGTCAGATTAACAGTACCTTCACTTTCTCATGCAAAAGCAGTTGGAGCGATAAAAGAAAAATTACAAAAAACTTATCTTCCTGTCCCTTTAGTCGCTGATGTTCATCATAACGGAATGAAAATAGCACTGGAAGTAGCAAAGCATGTTGATAAAGTAAGGATAAATCCTGGTTTGTTTGTATTCTCTAAGCCAGATCCATCTCGTACTGAATTTTCAGATGATGAAATTCAGGATATAAAAAATAAAATCATTCGTAATTTTGAACCTATAGTTAATACATTAAAGATACAGAATAAGGCATTAAGAATAGGAGTGAATCATGGCTCTCTAGCAGAAAGAATGCTTTTCCAATATGGAGATACACCATTAGGTATGGTTGAATCTGCGATGGAGTTTATTAGGATCTGTGATTCTTTGGATTTTCACAATATTGTTATTTCAATGAAAGCATCTAGACCTCCAGTAATGTTGGCAGCCTATAGACTTATGGCAGACACTATGGATAAAGAAGGCTTTAATTATCCGCTTCATTTAGGTGTAACTGAAGCGGGAGATGGTGATTATGGACGAATTAAAAGTACAGTAGGAATAGGCACTCTTTTATCAGAGGGTATTGGAGACACGATAAGGGTTTCACTTACAGAAGCGCCTGAAAAAGAAATTCCTGTTGCATATTCAATTTTACAAACAGTTGGTCTTAGAAAGACAATGGTTGAATATATAAGCTGTCCTAGTTGTGGCAGAACGTTGTTCAATCTGGAAGAAGTTGTTGCTAAAGTTCGAGAAGCGACAAGCCATTTAACAGGATTAGATATAGCTGTAATGGGATGCATAGTTAATGGGCCAGGTGAAATGGCAGATGCTGATTATGGTTATGTTGGCAAAGGCAAAGGTGTTATAGCTTTATATAGAGGAAGAGAAGAGATAAGGAAAGTACCAGAAGATCAAGGAGTTAAGGCTTTAGTTGATTTAATTAAGCAAGATGGTAAATGGATAGACCCTAATGACTAA
- the aroB gene encoding 3-dehydroquinate synthase has translation MSQDNSRIKVDLKTKPYEVVIGSNNLNSIGIELEYIGVKKGTRILVVTNSEIAKPYSSLFIQSLKSAGYLPYLFIVEAGEEQKRISTIELIHNAAYENQIERSSLIIALGGGVIGDMAGFAASTWLRGISFIQVPTTLLAMVDASIGGKTGVNHPQGKNLIGAFHQPSLVLIDINTLKTLPEREFRSGMAEVIKYGVIKDKELFCKLEQINNLQSFNRINNKDLHEIITSSAKTKARIVELDERESGIRAILNYGHTFGHVVETLCGYGNWLHGEAVSIGMIAIGHLAIQKSFWDAKSFIRQKELLLKAGLPISWPTINHQSVLRSLKGDKKVKDGNLRFILPKTIGEAIISSEITTKDIEVLLKKLDN, from the coding sequence GTGTCTCAAGACAACAGCCGAATCAAAGTTGATTTAAAAACCAAACCATATGAAGTGGTTATTGGTTCCAATAATTTGAATTCAATTGGAATAGAATTGGAATATATTGGTGTAAAAAAGGGAACAAGGATATTAGTAGTAACAAATTCTGAAATAGCAAAGCCTTATAGCTCCTTATTTATTCAAAGTCTTAAGAGTGCGGGATATTTACCTTATCTTTTTATTGTTGAAGCTGGAGAAGAGCAAAAGAGAATTAGCACTATTGAGCTTATTCATAATGCTGCATACGAAAATCAAATTGAAAGATCATCCTTAATTATTGCTTTAGGAGGTGGGGTCATAGGAGATATGGCTGGTTTTGCAGCTTCTACATGGCTTAGAGGAATATCTTTTATTCAGGTACCTACAACATTACTTGCAATGGTAGATGCATCTATAGGAGGGAAAACAGGAGTAAACCATCCTCAAGGGAAGAATCTAATTGGGGCATTTCATCAGCCAAGTTTAGTCTTAATTGATATAAACACACTTAAAACTCTTCCAGAAAGGGAGTTCCGATCTGGAATGGCCGAAGTTATTAAGTATGGTGTGATAAAAGATAAAGAATTATTTTGCAAATTAGAACAAATAAATAATCTTCAAAGTTTCAACAGAATAAACAATAAAGATTTACATGAAATTATAACTAGTTCAGCTAAAACTAAAGCTAGAATTGTTGAACTAGACGAGAGAGAAAGTGGTATTAGGGCAATTCTTAATTATGGACATACCTTCGGACATGTTGTAGAAACTCTTTGTGGTTATGGTAATTGGCTACATGGAGAAGCAGTCTCTATTGGGATGATTGCTATAGGCCATCTTGCAATACAAAAAAGTTTTTGGGATGCAAAAAGCTTTATCAGACAAAAAGAATTACTATTAAAGGCTGGATTACCAATAAGTTGGCCAACTATAAACCATCAATCAGTACTTCGATCACTAAAAGGAGATAAAAAGGTAAAAGATGGTAATTTAAGGTTCATTCTTCCTAAAACAATTGGAGAGGCTATAATCTCTAGTGAAATTACTACAAAGGATATAGAAGTATTATTAAAAAAACTAGACAATTAA
- a CDS encoding S41 family peptidase: MTLFNKYRLVKPTRLFNTSIIYISLSFFTILPAYCLPSSRSSLIQDSPKEVLDQVWQVIYRDYMDSTGKYNKSDWLKLRRKVLANKYHDTSQAYETIRGMLSTLDDPYTRFLDPKEFKELQIDTSGELTGIGIQISIDSNTKDIIVIAPIEGTPAFKAGIQPNDIIVSIDDTSTKGMGVEDVVKLIRGKKGTSVKIGILRGKKILVLSLLRDRISIRSVTSRLNKSNTGINIAYIRIRQFSSNSANELRNSLSSLKQNNPDAYIIDLRSNPGGLLEASIDMSRQLLDKGVIVSTKTKDGIRDVRRATGNALISKPLALLVNEASASASEIMSAAIQDNNRGILVGKKTFGKGLVQSVRPLVDGSGLTVTVAKYLTPKGIDIHKNGISPDIEASISKRNKTNISANQLGTSLDNQYSVAVSALSKLLSQKPKYKSFIPKIANYSMALEIPTSF, from the coding sequence ATGACTTTATTTAATAAGTACAGATTAGTAAAACCTACAAGGCTATTTAATACTTCAATTATATATATTTCTCTGTCTTTTTTTACAATATTACCTGCTTATTGTTTACCCTCCTCTAGATCGTCATTAATTCAAGATAGCCCCAAAGAAGTCCTCGATCAAGTATGGCAAGTTATATATAGAGATTATATGGATTCCACAGGTAAATATAATAAGTCTGATTGGCTTAAATTACGTCGTAAGGTGCTAGCGAATAAATATCATGATACAAGTCAAGCTTATGAAACTATCAGAGGTATGTTATCAACTTTAGATGACCCATACACACGTTTTTTAGATCCAAAAGAATTTAAAGAATTGCAAATTGATACTTCTGGCGAACTTACTGGAATAGGTATACAAATATCTATCGATTCTAATACCAAAGATATTATTGTAATAGCACCTATAGAGGGTACACCGGCTTTTAAAGCCGGTATTCAACCAAATGACATAATTGTATCGATTGATGATACTTCTACAAAAGGAATGGGAGTAGAGGATGTTGTTAAGTTAATAAGAGGCAAAAAGGGAACATCTGTAAAAATAGGAATATTAAGAGGCAAGAAAATTCTTGTATTAAGTCTATTAAGAGATCGAATCTCTATTCGATCAGTAACTAGTAGACTCAATAAATCTAACACAGGTATTAATATCGCATATATAAGAATTAGACAATTTAGCTCTAATTCCGCCAATGAATTAAGAAATTCTTTATCCTCCCTAAAACAAAATAATCCTGATGCTTATATTATAGATTTAAGAAGTAACCCGGGTGGTTTATTAGAAGCTAGTATTGATATGAGTAGGCAGCTTTTAGATAAGGGCGTAATTGTCAGTACTAAAACCAAAGATGGAATTCGAGATGTTAGACGTGCTACAGGTAATGCTTTAATTTCTAAGCCTTTAGCTTTATTAGTAAACGAAGCGTCTGCAAGTGCTAGCGAAATTATGTCTGCAGCAATTCAAGATAATAATAGAGGTATTCTTGTTGGCAAAAAGACTTTTGGGAAAGGACTTGTTCAATCTGTGAGACCTCTTGTTGATGGTTCAGGCTTAACAGTTACAGTTGCTAAGTATTTGACTCCTAAAGGTATCGATATTCACAAGAATGGTATTAGTCCTGACATTGAAGCTTCAATAAGTAAAAGAAATAAGACCAATATTTCTGCAAATCAACTAGGTACATCATTAGATAATCAATATTCAGTAGCTGTCTCAGCATTGTCTAAGTTGTTATCTCAAAAACCTAAATATAAATCTTTCATTCCTAAGATTGCAAATTATTCTATGGCATTGGAGATTCCCACATCTTTCTAA
- a CDS encoding glyoxalase/bleomycin resistance/dioxygenase family protein, which yields MDFNQTSFLFSSPNPEKLAKFYSLLIGHPVLNGYSSEDFLIPLEISMRMTFFKPSENSYLSKSDPPSISICFQKKPSQDPLGVLENIIPKIKELGGILLGEPKLESFGAEAWFSDIEDNKFLIFVPFSK from the coding sequence GTGGATTTTAATCAAACCAGTTTTTTATTCTCTTCACCCAATCCAGAGAAATTAGCAAAATTCTACTCTCTATTAATAGGTCATCCAGTTCTTAATGGATATAGCTCAGAAGATTTTTTGATACCCCTTGAGATTTCTATGAGGATGACTTTCTTCAAACCATCTGAGAATTCGTATCTTTCGAAGTCGGACCCTCCATCAATTAGTATCTGCTTTCAAAAGAAACCATCGCAGGATCCACTTGGTGTACTTGAAAATATAATTCCAAAAATTAAAGAATTGGGAGGAATCTTACTAGGTGAACCAAAACTTGAATCCTTTGGAGCAGAAGCATGGTTTTCTGATATAGAAGATAATAAATTCTTGATTTTTGTCCCTTTTTCTAAATAG
- the nadA gene encoding quinolinate synthase NadA: MTKPSLDKDEIVAQIKTLCEKKNAIILAHYYQEDLIQDIAHFIGDSLELSRKAAKTDADVIVFCGVHFMAETAKIICPDKKVLIPDLDAGCSLANECPGDAFKDFIEKHPDHYVISYINCSAAVKAQSDLICTSSNAVDLVKKIPSDIPILFAPDKNLGKWVEKQSGRKMTLWPGSCTVHETFSEEEINKLKILYPEAEVIAHPECNQELLEYADFIGSTSKLLAYVQNNHTKTYIVLTEPGIIYQMQKREPAKTFIDVPNLDGCSCNICPYMRLNTIEKVLKCLKSLTPELTLDEDIRLKALDPIMKMLELSK, encoded by the coding sequence ATTACAAAGCCATCTCTAGACAAAGATGAAATTGTTGCGCAGATAAAAACACTCTGCGAAAAGAAAAACGCCATAATACTAGCCCATTATTATCAAGAAGACCTTATTCAAGACATAGCTCACTTCATAGGAGATTCTTTAGAGCTATCAAGAAAGGCTGCCAAAACAGATGCAGATGTAATTGTTTTTTGCGGTGTTCATTTCATGGCTGAAACAGCAAAAATAATCTGTCCCGATAAAAAAGTGTTAATTCCAGACTTGGATGCAGGTTGTTCACTTGCCAATGAATGTCCAGGAGATGCTTTCAAAGACTTCATTGAGAAACATCCTGATCATTACGTTATTAGTTACATAAATTGTTCGGCAGCTGTAAAAGCTCAAAGTGATCTCATATGTACTAGTAGTAATGCCGTTGATCTTGTGAAAAAGATACCTAGCGATATCCCTATTTTATTTGCACCAGACAAAAATCTTGGTAAGTGGGTTGAGAAACAAAGTGGTAGAAAGATGACATTATGGCCAGGCTCATGCACGGTACATGAAACATTCAGTGAAGAGGAAATCAACAAACTAAAAATACTTTATCCCGAAGCCGAGGTAATTGCTCATCCAGAATGTAATCAAGAGCTTTTAGAATATGCTGATTTCATAGGTTCTACAAGCAAGCTATTAGCATATGTACAAAATAACCATACTAAAACCTATATTGTACTTACAGAGCCAGGAATAATATATCAAATGCAAAAAAGAGAGCCTGCTAAAACTTTTATTGATGTCCCTAATCTTGATGGTTGTAGTTGCAATATTTGTCCCTACATGCGATTAAATACAATAGAAAAAGTACTCAAGTGTTTGAAATCATTAACACCTGAATTAACATTAGATGAAGATATCAGATTAAAAGCATTAGATCCAATCATGAAAATGTTAGAGCTTAGTAAATAG